The proteins below come from a single Iocasia fonsfrigidae genomic window:
- a CDS encoding TRAP transporter large permease, translated as MSIWLLVPFVLMLFANIPIAFCLLFAVIIFMSQWGMIPLNIIPNKMFSGINSFPQLAIPFFVLAGQLMNKCGITKRLVQFADVIIGKVYGGLAQVNILASIIFAGLTGSGVADTSAVGSILIPAMEEQGFERDYSAAVTAASSVIGPIIPPSVLMVIYANVVGISVGELFAGGIVPGVLVGIGLMALCFFYAKKYDHPRRTESISVKHALSVTKDGILALIMPIIIIGGITLGVFTPTEAAAVAVAYALFVGFFIFRTLKLKDLPSALLESARTTGVILLIMSSATAFGWALTVLHLPEMLADWVLSITTNPFIILLFINIFLLFMGMIMEVGANVIILAPILAPLAMNLGVDPLHFAIIMIVNLNIGLATPPLGVCLFVAAPIAKITLEDITKAILPFLAVEISVLLLLTYWPSLVLFVPKLLGF; from the coding sequence ATGAGTATATGGTTGTTAGTGCCATTTGTATTAATGTTGTTCGCTAATATTCCTATTGCTTTTTGTTTGTTATTTGCTGTTATAATTTTTATGAGTCAATGGGGTATGATACCTTTAAATATTATTCCCAATAAGATGTTTAGTGGTATAAATAGTTTCCCTCAATTAGCAATTCCCTTTTTTGTGCTCGCTGGCCAATTAATGAATAAATGTGGTATTACTAAAAGATTAGTTCAATTTGCTGATGTTATAATTGGTAAAGTATATGGTGGCTTGGCACAGGTAAACATTTTAGCAAGCATTATATTTGCAGGGTTAACTGGTTCTGGTGTTGCAGATACTTCAGCTGTAGGGTCTATTTTAATACCGGCTATGGAAGAACAGGGTTTTGAAAGGGATTACAGTGCAGCAGTAACTGCAGCTTCATCGGTTATAGGTCCAATCATTCCACCCAGTGTATTAATGGTTATCTATGCAAATGTTGTAGGAATATCAGTAGGAGAATTATTTGCTGGTGGTATTGTACCAGGTGTATTAGTGGGTATCGGTTTAATGGCACTGTGTTTTTTCTATGCTAAAAAGTATGATCATCCCAGAAGGACAGAAAGTATCAGTGTTAAACATGCCTTATCAGTAACAAAAGATGGTATTTTAGCTTTAATAATGCCTATCATAATTATTGGTGGTATAACACTTGGTGTTTTTACCCCTACTGAAGCTGCGGCTGTAGCAGTTGCCTATGCATTATTTGTTGGCTTTTTTATTTTCCGTACACTTAAATTAAAAGATTTACCATCAGCTTTACTGGAAAGTGCTAGAACAACAGGTGTAATATTGTTGATAATGTCTAGTGCTACTGCTTTCGGTTGGGCTTTAACAGTTTTACATTTACCTGAAATGTTGGCTGACTGGGTTTTATCTATAACAACTAATCCATTTATTATATTGCTATTTATCAATATCTTCCTATTATTTATGGGTATGATAATGGAAGTAGGAGCAAATGTTATTATTCTTGCCCCAATTTTAGCACCTTTAGCGATGAATTTGGGAGTAGACCCCTTGCACTTTGCAATTATTATGATAGTTAATTTGAATATTGGTTTAGCAACACCTCCATTAGGTGTCTGCTTGTTTGTGGCGGCTCCGATTGCTAAAATAACACTTGAAGATATTACCAAAGCGATTTTGCCATTTTTAGCAGTAGAAATATCAGTCTTGCTTTTATTAACATATTGGCCTTCACTTGTGTTATTTGTACCTAAATTATTAGGTTTTTAA
- a CDS encoding zinc-dependent alcohol dehydrogenase: MKAVVKYALEDGSTEVRDVPIPKIGPTDVLVKVDSIGICGSDPHMHHNNVSYPVEVPLILGHEFSGIIDKVGEKVEKFSKGDRVTAETHAEYCGKCVMCRTNNYHLCQERKGYGFGVDGAYASYVKVPERILHRVPDNVSLEEASLTEPLCVAYNLVVNNMTVNPGDVVVVIGPGPIGILSCNMAAIAGASEIIMIGTNGDEKRLEKSKEYGATTTINSGKTEPLPIIKEKNEGYGADVVIDAAGPAVTLKLALEAVRPEGTVNKIAWGPKPINYSLDKIIEKAITLRGSFSHTWDVWEKSLKLLEKGQVDLSGLITHQLSIEEWERGFELVESKEGIKVVLKP, from the coding sequence ATGAAAGCAGTTGTGAAATATGCTTTAGAAGATGGGAGTACTGAGGTTAGAGATGTTCCGATACCTAAAATTGGACCTACAGATGTTTTGGTTAAGGTTGATAGTATAGGAATTTGTGGGAGTGATCCCCATATGCATCATAATAATGTTAGTTATCCTGTGGAAGTTCCTTTAATTTTAGGACATGAATTTTCTGGTATTATTGATAAGGTTGGAGAGAAAGTAGAAAAGTTTAGTAAAGGTGATAGGGTTACTGCTGAAACACATGCTGAATATTGTGGAAAATGTGTAATGTGCAGGACAAATAATTATCACCTTTGTCAAGAAAGAAAGGGTTATGGTTTTGGTGTTGATGGAGCCTATGCTAGCTATGTTAAAGTTCCTGAAAGAATTTTACATCGTGTGCCTGATAATGTGAGCCTGGAAGAGGCTTCTTTAACTGAACCATTATGTGTAGCTTATAACCTTGTTGTAAATAATATGACTGTTAACCCAGGTGATGTCGTTGTAGTAATAGGACCTGGACCGATAGGAATATTATCTTGCAATATGGCTGCGATTGCAGGTGCAAGTGAAATTATTATGATTGGTACTAATGGGGATGAAAAAAGGCTTGAAAAATCTAAGGAATATGGTGCAACAACGACAATAAACAGTGGTAAAACTGAGCCTCTGCCTATAATTAAGGAAAAAAATGAAGGATATGGCGCTGATGTAGTTATAGACGCTGCTGGTCCTGCAGTCACCTTGAAATTGGCATTAGAAGCAGTCAGGCCTGAAGGAACAGTGAATAAGATTGCCTGGGGTCCTAAACCAATCAATTATAGTTTAGATAAGATAATAGAAAAAGCTATAACTTTAAGGGGATCTTTTAGCCATACCTGGGATGTATGGGAAAAAAGTTTAAAATTACTTGAAAAGGGTCAGGTGGATTTATCAGGTTTAATAACTCATCAACTTAGTATCGAAGAATGGGAAAGAGGATTTGAATTAGTAGAATCAAAAGAGGGTATAAAAGTAGTTCTTAAACCTTAG